Proteins found in one Campylobacter suis genomic segment:
- the lysS gene encoding lysine--tRNA ligase, with product MFENKLELQRLQTADELRKIGVNPYPHFLRRDMDITKFKIKFNHIKDTEERKAEGQFVGLAGRIKLIRDAGKAIFANIEDEDANLQIYFSNKTLDPEWFNVVKKNIEVGDIVYVRGYAFITRTGEFSMHVSEITLAAKAISPLPEKYHGLVDIEMRYRQRYLDMIMNPEVRNDFKKRSIIVATIRRFFEDKGFLEVETPMMHPIAGGANAKPFVTFHNALGVDRYLRIAPELYLKRLIVGGFEAVYEMNRNFRNEGMDLTHNPEFTSIEFYWAYHTYHDLMGLTEDLFTTLIDKLEMPKVIEFDGMQIDFSKPFSRITYKKALVDIGGLDPAIIDDREKILAKLKSDGFEANSKLDLGHLQAELFDNYVESKLINPTFITDFPISISPLSRRNDKHPDIAERFELFIAGRELANGFNELNDPIDQYNRFAGQIDAKNAGDDEAHEMDEDYVRALGYAMPPTAGEGIGIDRLVMLLTNKKSIRDVVLFPAMRPLKNENQPKESK from the coding sequence ATATTTGAAAATAAACTAGAACTACAAAGACTACAAACTGCCGATGAGCTGCGTAAAATAGGTGTTAATCCCTATCCGCATTTTCTTAGGCGTGATATGGATATAACAAAATTTAAGATAAAATTTAACCACATAAAAGATACGGAGGAGCGCAAGGCGGAGGGGCAATTTGTAGGCCTTGCGGGGCGTATAAAGCTTATTCGTGATGCTGGTAAGGCTATATTTGCAAACATTGAAGATGAAGATGCAAATTTACAAATTTATTTTAGCAACAAAACTTTAGACCCTGAGTGGTTTAATGTCGTAAAGAAAAATATCGAAGTTGGCGACATCGTTTATGTGCGTGGATATGCTTTTATAACTAGGACGGGCGAATTTTCGATGCATGTAAGCGAGATAACACTTGCAGCAAAGGCTATCAGTCCGCTCCCTGAAAAATATCACGGGTTAGTGGACATTGAGATGCGCTACCGTCAGCGTTATCTTGATATGATAATGAATCCAGAAGTTAGAAATGACTTTAAAAAGCGCTCTATAATAGTAGCAACTATACGCAGATTTTTTGAAGATAAGGGCTTTTTAGAGGTTGAAACCCCTATGATGCACCCTATAGCTGGTGGTGCAAATGCAAAGCCTTTTGTGACATTTCATAATGCACTAGGAGTTGATAGATACCTTAGGATAGCGCCAGAGCTATATCTAAAGCGCCTTATAGTTGGTGGCTTTGAAGCGGTTTATGAGATGAATAGAAATTTCCGTAACGAAGGTATGGATCTAACGCACAATCCTGAATTTACAAGTATCGAGTTTTACTGGGCATATCATACATATCATGATCTTATGGGACTTACAGAAGATCTTTTTACAACACTGATAGATAAGCTTGAGATGCCAAAGGTGATAGAATTTGATGGCATGCAGATAGATTTTTCAAAGCCTTTTTCGCGCATAACATACAAGAAAGCGCTAGTTGATATAGGTGGGCTTGACCCTGCTATCATTGATGATAGGGAGAAAATTTTAGCAAAGCTTAAAAGTGATGGTTTTGAAGCAAATTCTAAGCTAGATCTTGGGCATTTACAGGCTGAGCTTTTTGATAATTATGTTGAGAGCAAGCTTATAAATCCTACATTTATCACTGACTTTCCAATCTCCATAAGCCCGCTTTCAAGAAGAAATGACAAACATCCTGATATAGCCGAGAGATTTGAGCTATTTATCGCTGGGCGTGAGCTTGCAAATGGATTTAACGAGCTAAATGATCCAATCGATCAATACAACCGTTTTGCTGGACAGATAGATGCTAAAAATGCTGGCGATGATGAGGCGCATGAGATGGATGAGGATTATGTTAGAGCGCTTGGATATGCTATGCCGCCAACTGCTGGAGAGGGTATCGGTATTGACCGTCTTGTAATGCTTTTGACAAATAAAAAATCAATTCGTGATGTCGTGCTTTTCCCTGCTATGCGACCACTAAAAAATGAAAACCAACCAAAGGAGAGCAAATGA
- a CDS encoding serine hydroxymethyltransferase, whose translation MSLENFDKSIYDLVNLELKRQCDHLEMIASENFTYPEVMQVMGSILTNKYAEGYPGKRYYGGCEFVDEIEQIAIDRCKELFGCEFANVQPNSGSQANQGVYGALLNPGDKILGMDLSHGGHLTHGAKVSSSGKIYESFFYGVELDGRINYERVLDIAKIVKPKMIVCGASAYTREIEFKKFREIADEVGAILFADVAHIAGLVVAGEHQNPFPHCDVVSSTTHKTLRGPRGGIIMTNNEEYAKKINSSIFPGIQGGPLVHVIAGKAVGFKHNLSPEWKVYAKQVKANAKILGETLVKRGYDLVSRGTDNHLVLMSFLTKEFSGKDADIALGNAGITVNKNTVPGEIRSPFVTSGIRVGSPALTARGMKETEFALIANKIADVLDDINNTQIQERVKAELKELAHQFIIYDKAMF comes from the coding sequence ATGAGTTTAGAAAATTTTGATAAGTCGATATATGACCTTGTAAATTTGGAGTTAAAGCGTCAATGTGACCACCTTGAGATGATAGCAAGTGAGAATTTTACATATCCAGAAGTCATGCAAGTCATGGGCTCTATCCTTACAAATAAATATGCAGAGGGCTATCCTGGCAAAAGATATTATGGTGGTTGTGAGTTTGTTGATGAGATAGAACAAATAGCCATTGATCGTTGTAAAGAGCTTTTTGGTTGCGAGTTTGCAAATGTTCAACCAAACTCAGGCTCACAGGCAAATCAAGGCGTTTATGGCGCACTTTTAAATCCAGGCGATAAAATTTTAGGCATGGATCTAAGTCACGGCGGGCACCTTACGCACGGCGCAAAAGTAAGTAGCTCTGGTAAAATTTATGAGAGCTTTTTTTATGGTGTTGAGCTTGATGGTCGTATAAATTATGAGCGAGTTCTTGATATAGCTAAGATAGTAAAACCAAAGATGATAGTTTGTGGTGCTAGTGCGTATACTCGTGAGATAGAATTTAAGAAATTTCGCGAGATAGCCGATGAAGTAGGGGCTATACTTTTTGCTGATGTTGCTCACATTGCTGGTTTGGTTGTGGCTGGCGAACATCAAAACCCATTCCCACATTGTGATGTTGTAAGCTCTACAACACACAAAACACTTCGTGGACCAAGGGGCGGTATCATAATGACAAATAACGAAGAGTATGCTAAAAAGATAAATTCTAGTATCTTTCCAGGTATCCAAGGTGGACCGCTTGTGCATGTGATAGCTGGAAAAGCTGTTGGTTTTAAACACAACTTAAGCCCAGAGTGGAAAGTTTATGCAAAACAAGTTAAAGCAAATGCGAAAATTTTAGGCGAAACCCTTGTAAAACGAGGATATGATCTAGTGAGCAGGGGCACGGATAATCATTTGGTGCTTATGAGCTTTTTGACAAAAGAATTTAGTGGCAAAGATGCTGATATAGCACTTGGTAATGCTGGCATTACTGTAAATAAAAACACCGTTCCAGGAGAAATTCGTAGTCCATTTGTTACAAGCGGTATTCGCGTAGGAAGCCCTGCGCTTACAGCTCGCGGCATGAAAGAGACTGAATTTGCGCTAATTGCAAATAAAATAGCCGATGTGCTTGATGATATAAATAACACCCAAATTCAAGAAAGGGTTAAAGCCGAGCTAAAAGAGCTAGCACATCAGTTTATCATATATGATAAGGCGATGTTTTAA
- a CDS encoding DUF1882 domain-containing protein: MQSIDTALIKMITTHYYIKRDSIVNKIEYKGKLFFDKFERVNEMLNYKVIQDHEAGKIVAAHSLINQFDKVENIVFDYNGRTPERFWHRAQLLLREEGFINFTAYKSKTEGHLHLYVHKGHTTFSEACQLANMLSAKLSQRLPKEWKMFPTIEMPKEFNILALPYELYQKERGASWSKHM, from the coding sequence ATGCAAAGTATAGATACCGCACTAATTAAAATGATAACCACGCACTATTATATAAAGCGTGATAGTATCGTAAACAAGATCGAGTATAAGGGCAAGCTATTTTTTGATAAATTTGAGCGTGTGAATGAGATGTTAAACTATAAGGTTATCCAAGATCACGAAGCTGGCAAGATAGTTGCAGCTCACTCTTTGATAAATCAGTTTGATAAGGTTGAAAATATCGTCTTTGACTATAATGGACGAACTCCAGAGCGCTTTTGGCATAGAGCCCAGCTTTTGCTTCGTGAAGAAGGCTTTATAAATTTCACTGCCTATAAAAGCAAAACAGAGGGGCACTTACATCTTTATGTTCATAAGGGACACACAACATTTAGTGAGGCTTGCCAGCTTGCAAATATGCTAAGCGCAAAGCTTTCACAACGCCTTCCAAAGGAGTGGAAGATGTTTCCAACGATAGAGATGCCAAAAGAATTTAACATCCTAGCGTTGCCATACGAGCTTTATCAAAAAGAGCGTGGCGCAAGCTGGTCAAAACATATGTAA
- a CDS encoding SPOR domain-containing protein, translated as MQINNELKDILLEKNDNNGTNVKKILLIIAAAVILFLAVIVVMKFINSDPEAKTSANAEIDSRLVLPPAPSQDQNLALNQPMATPPASKPQDVSERKNDEQLFEQVPIIPEEKSQDDFEDMVKKLKGKSETDTSKNDATQQKPEPKPIVKVVEEPKPEPAKKVEVKPEPKPEPKKEEVKKEEPKKVAKEQPKPEPKKEPAKTTTATTSGSKGAYVQVAAISKPTPDASLTNKIVAKGYSYTTVKAGNMTKVIVGPFSEDKIQNALSDIRKDIAYGAFIYRIK; from the coding sequence ATGCAGATAAACAATGAACTAAAAGATATTTTACTGGAAAAAAATGACAACAACGGTACTAATGTAAAGAAAATTTTGCTTATTATTGCAGCTGCGGTTATACTGTTTTTAGCGGTTATCGTTGTGATGAAATTTATAAACAGTGATCCAGAAGCAAAAACAAGTGCAAATGCCGAGATTGATTCAAGGCTTGTTTTGCCACCAGCTCCAAGCCAGGATCAAAATTTAGCACTAAATCAGCCTATGGCTACTCCGCCAGCATCAAAGCCACAAGATGTAAGTGAGAGAAAAAATGATGAACAGCTTTTTGAGCAAGTGCCTATTATACCAGAGGAAAAAAGCCAAGATGACTTTGAGGATATGGTTAAAAAACTAAAAGGCAAGAGTGAAACTGACACAAGTAAAAATGATGCGACTCAGCAAAAGCCTGAGCCAAAACCAATTGTAAAAGTGGTAGAAGAGCCAAAGCCTGAACCTGCTAAAAAGGTTGAAGTAAAACCAGAGCCAAAGCCTGAACCTAAAAAAGAAGAAGTAAAAAAAGAAGAACCTAAAAAAGTTGCCAAAGAGCAGCCAAAGCCAGAGCCTAAAAAAGAGCCTGCAAAAACAACCACGGCAACTACTAGCGGCTCAAAAGGCGCTTATGTTCAAGTTGCAGCTATCTCAAAGCCAACTCCTGACGCATCGCTTACAAATAAAATTGTAGCTAAAGGCTATAGCTACACAACTGTTAAAGCTGGCAATATGACAAAGGTTATAGTTGGTCCTTTTAGTGAGGATAAAATTCAAAACGCACTTAGTGATATTCGCAAAGACATTGCCTATGGTGCATTTATTTATAGGATCAAATGA
- a CDS encoding shikimate dehydrogenase: MRAFALFGDPVAHSISPRLHNKAISELDLNGFYSRILLKEGYKLISSFKQLRLDGANVTVPHKAYALHLADVASEEAMAIGSANTLVLKDDKIYAHNTDAPGFLRSIKEFKEVKSALIIGAGGTAKAIAYSLKNAGISVEILNRSKERFAEFNGYECFTWSDFKVKSFDLIINSTSAGLKDDSLPLSAEILTPCLQRSKFAYDVIYAKQTPFLKLAKSNGLLTKDGSDMLLFQAVLALNLFYDNKLNEEKIEFAMRKAMQI, from the coding sequence ATGAGAGCCTTTGCCCTTTTTGGAGATCCGGTAGCTCACAGTATATCGCCTAGGCTTCATAACAAGGCGATATCTGAGCTAGATTTAAATGGCTTTTATAGTCGTATTTTATTAAAAGAGGGTTATAAGCTCATAAGTTCATTTAAACAGCTTAGGCTTGATGGTGCTAATGTTACTGTCCCGCACAAGGCTTATGCCCTACATCTTGCCGATGTCGCCTCAGAAGAGGCTATGGCTATAGGTTCTGCTAATACTCTTGTTTTAAAAGATGATAAAATTTATGCACACAACACTGACGCTCCAGGCTTTTTGCGCTCTATAAAAGAATTTAAAGAGGTAAAAAGCGCTCTTATTATCGGTGCTGGAGGAACTGCAAAAGCGATTGCATATAGTTTGAAAAATGCTGGTATAAGTGTAGAAATTTTAAATAGAAGCAAGGAGCGGTTTGCAGAGTTTAATGGTTATGAGTGTTTTACATGGAGTGATTTTAAGGTAAAATCATTTGACTTGATTATAAACTCAACTTCGGCTGGATTAAAGGACGATAGCTTGCCATTAAGCGCCGAAATTTTGACCCCATGTCTACAAAGATCAAAATTTGCCTATGATGTTATATATGCAAAACAAACACCATTTTTAAAACTTGCAAAGTCAAATGGTTTGCTTACAAAAGATGGTTCTGATATGCTACTTTTTCAAGCCGTTTTGGCATTAAATTTATTTTATGATAATAAATTAAACGAAGAAAAGATAGAATTTGCTATGCGCAAAGCTATGCAAATTTAA